TTACTATTGGTAGAGCGTAAATCAAGGTTATAACTTAGTGGATTAgcataaaatttgtcaaaaatagGTCATATAAGCTAACCATATACACAATGTGGCCTTTACATTCCCTCTCTCCCtttcttattttagaaaatatgatttttaacgTTTTAACAAACCACAAATTGCATTTGAATGATTCAATTGTATTAGCTGTTCAATACCATTTTTTGTATGCATAAATAACACTTTACATTGCATCCCTAAACTACAAAAACGTATTCTTTGAGGGAATTTGACAAAAAAGTAGCCACTGCCCCAACGATCCCATTTCCCTTGACTTCTCTACCTGAAGCTCCTTGTTTCGCATAGTATGTgcataaattaatatacaaGTTAATTTGAGGAatacaatatatttatatgttatgtAAATGTGACTTTCTTATTATTAGATTttgatctttaaaaaaattaattttgtttattttgatcttcaacaaaattattatatttcaaataGTGTCTATAGTTACTTGATGATGATGTTAAATGCATTTAGTTATACCCTGTTACATGTCACAACAAAATGGTTGGTGGTGCGATATGAGTAGCTGCATGACATTTTATAACCAAGCGCATTATATGAAGTTTTTTTCAACAATTGTagagataaaaacaaaagaaaaaagaatcaaaatcaaacaagcCATGTTTAGAGTTTAAAAACATGCCCATTCTTAAATAGTGTATAGGAATATTATGGCCATATTACTTGTCACATTAACTAATTTTACAGTAATACTCATTAATGACAGGGAGGTAGTTGAAATGTCCGAGGGAAATGcagggaaaggaaagaaaatcgCCATCATTGGTGTCTCAACCTTATTGTTGGTGGCTATGGTTGTGGCGGTCACAATTGGGGTCAATCTCAATGAGAATGGTTCCAACAATGATATAGAGGACAACAAGAAAGATCATGTTGCTTCTTCCATAAAAGCCGTCCAAACCCTTTGTCATCCCACAAATTATGAGAAAGAATGCGAGGAAAGCCTTATAGCTGGGGCTGGAAATACCACAGATCCAAAAGAACTCATCAAAATTTTCTTCAACATCACCATTACAAAAATTGGTGATAAACTCAAAGAAACTAATATTTTGCATGAGATTGAGGAGGAACCCAGAGCCAAGATGGCACTTGACACTTGCAAGCAACTCATGGATCTTTCTATTGGGGAATTAACAAGGTCACTTGATGGAATAAATGAGTTTAACCTCATAAATGTTGACAAAATCCTCATGAATTTAAAAGTTTGGCTTAGTGGTGCGGTTACATACCAAGATACTTGCTTGGATGGGTTTGAGAACACCACTAGTGATGCTGGCAAAAAGATGAAGGATTTGTTGACGATAGGCATGCATATGAGCAGCAATGCCCTTGCCATTGTAACAGGTTTGGCTGACACTGTTAATGATTGGAATATCACAAAATCATTTGGGCGTCGCCTCCTTCAAGATTCTGAGCTTCCGTCATGGGTTGATCAACATAGACTCCTTAATGAAAATGCAAGTCCATTCAAACGCAAGCCTAATGTTACTGTAGCCATAGATGATAGTGGAGATTTCAAAAGCATCAATGAGGCATTGAAGCAAGTGCCTGAGAAAAACCGAAAGCCATTTGTGATCTACATCAAGGAGGGCGTTTACCAAGAGTATGTTgaagttacaaaaaaaatgaccCATGTGGTGTTTATTGGTGAAGGGGGGAAAAAGACACGAATATCTGGTAACAAAAACTTCATAGATGGAACGAACACTTATAGAACTGCCACTGTCGGTATGTCTCTTTTCGTGATTATCAACTTAATTAACTTACTACTCCTATgcatttgagtaaaaaaaaaacttaataacttatccaataaatttattaaatatcatatGTCATGTTCTTCAACTTGAATAAACTCTTTGAAAAGTCCTTTCCTTACTTAACATTTTAAGGTCCAtagtttttatttgaaaacacCTTTAACCCGCcccaaaatgaataaattaataaaagatacatttacaaaatttaaaaaataaaaatataaaccattTTCAATTCAAGGGAAATTTTTCATtcgaataaataaattaactacTTTACGCATGCAGCTATTCAAGGAGATCACTTTGTGGCCATCAATATGGGGTTTGAGAATTCTGCTGGACCTCATAAGCATCAAGCGGTGGCATTGAGAGTCCAAGCAGACAAGTCCATCTTTTACAATTGCTCAATGGATGGGTATCAAGACACACTTTATGCACACACCATGCGTCAATTCTATTTTTCATtcgaataaataaattaactacTTTACGCATGCAGCTATTCAAGGAGATCACTTTGTGGCCATCAATATGGGGTTTGAGAATTCTGCTGGACCTCATAAGCATCAAGCGGTGGCATTGAGAGTCCAAGCAGACAAGTCCATCTTTTACAATTGCTCAATGGATGGGTATCAAGACACACTTTATGCACACACCATGCGTCAATTCTATAGAGATTGCACCATTTCAGGTACCATCGACTTTGTGTTCGGTAATGCACTAGCTGTTTTTCAAAATTGCACTTTCGTGGTCCGAAAGCCAATGGAGAACCAACAATGCATTGTGACTGCACAAGGTAGAAAAGAGATACAACAACCATCTGGAATAGTAATCCAAGGGGGATCCATTGTGTCTGATCCTGAATTCTACTCAGTGAGATTTGAGAACAAGGCTTACCTAGCTCGTCCATGGAAGAATTACTCTAGGACCATTATCATGGACACATACATTGATGATTTGATTGACGCGGATGGGTATTTGCCATGGCAAGGACTAGAGGGTCCTTCTGGTATGGATACTTGCTTCTATGCCGAGTACCACAACATTGGCCCTGGTTCAGACAAATCCAAGCGTGTGAAATGGGCTGGGATTTGGAACCTCAATTCAAAAGCAGCACGTTGGTTCTCACCATCTAAGTTTTTTCATGGAACTGATTGGATTGAGGTTACTGGAATTCCTTACTTTCCTGGCGTGCCGAAACACCATAGGCACAAAAAGACAATACTTAATTGGCAATAAAAGTAATGAGTtgcgaaagcaagcaatataaattaattaaaaagtaatgaTTGTGcttctttattctttaattatttttatttcattacttAACTTTAGAGTTAGctacatttttttatctcaagGAATTGAaatcaatgtagcacaattccTCTCTTGATAACTTTTTGTTTAGTGGATAATAAATGGGTCTTCTATATATTCTTAATTACATTTGcatctaatttgatttttacgtAAGTAAAGTGATTTGTTGCTATGTACTTTTAATTGTTACATTtggccttttctttttcaaccatcatttatcaaaataaaattatgatgaaGCATTTACATATTGGTGAATTTAATCAACACGACTACTTAAATTTAACTCATTGAATGTG
This region of Glycine max cultivar Williams 82 chromosome 7, Glycine_max_v4.0, whole genome shotgun sequence genomic DNA includes:
- the LOC100820023 gene encoding putative pectinesterase/pectinesterase inhibitor 28; the protein is MSEGNAGKGKKIAIIGVSTLLLVAMVVAVTIGVNLNENGSNNDIEDNKKDHVASSIKAVQTLCHPTNYEKECEESLIAGAGNTTDPKELIKIFFNITITKIGDKLKETNILHEIEEEPRAKMALDTCKQLMDLSIGELTRSLDGINEFNLINVDKILMNLKVWLSGAVTYQDTCLDGFENTTSDAGKKMKDLLTIGMHMSSNALAIVTGLADTVNDWNITKSFGRRLLQDSELPSWVDQHRLLNENASPFKRKPNVTVAIDDSGDFKSINEALKQVPEKNRKPFVIYIKEGVYQEYVEVTKKMTHVVFIGEGGKKTRISGNKNFIDGTNTYRTATVAIQGDHFVAINMGFENSAGPHKHQAVALRVQADKSIFYNCSMDGYQDTLYAHTMRQFYRDCTISGTIDFVFGNALAVFQNCTFVVRKPMENQQCIVTAQGRKEIQQPSGIVIQGGSIVSDPEFYSVRFENKAYLARPWKNYSRTIIMDTYIDDLIDADGYLPWQGLEGPSGMDTCFYAEYHNIGPGSDKSKRVKWAGIWNLNSKAARWFSPSKFFHGTDWIEVTGIPYFPGVPKHHRHKKTILNWQ